The window GCCCGGTGGTTCGCTCGCCGACTCCGTCGGACAGGTGATCGGGGTCGGGCCGGGGCGGGGCACCGGGCTGCTCTACATCCTGCTCGCCGTCTGCGTCGCCGTGGTGGTCGCGGTGTCGCTGCGGGTGCGTACCCTGGCCCGGTTCGACGACGACGTACCCGACGCGCCGCCGGACGACCTCGTCGGGCTGAGCAACTGGACCGCCCGCGTGCAGTCCCGTACGGCCGCCGGCTCCCACCAGGGCAGCGGGAGCGGCGGCTGACGGGTCACCAGTCGAGGGGCCTGGTCGCGAGCGTTGCCTCGTACCAGGCCCGGATGGCCTCGAAGGTCTCCGGCGGCAGCGGCGTGCCGGCGGCGGCGATGCTGCTGTGCAACTGGGCCAGGGACTTGGTGCCGGGGATGACGGTCGACACCGCGTCGTAGCCGAGCAGGAACCGCAGCGCGCCGTCGAGCAGGCTCACCCCGTCGGGCAGCAGCGCCCGGAACTCGTCCACCAGCCCCGCGCGCAGCGCCACGTCGGCGCGGGTCCAGCGCTCGCGTACGTCGGTGAAGACGCTCTCCGCGTGGTACCTGCCGGAGAGCCAGCCGGACTCCAGCGGCACCTTGACCAGGGTCCCGACACCCCGGTCGCGGGCCCGCCCCATCGCCTGCCACGGTTCCTGGTAGAGGGCGGACATCCGCACCTCGAGGGCGTCCGAGGCGCTGGTGGTCAACACGGTGTCGACGTCGGCGCCCCAGTCGATCGACGCCCCGTACGCCCGGATCGTGCCCTTGTCCTTGAGCTGTTGCAGGACGCGGTAGTGGTCGCACCGGCTGCCGTCGATGATCTCCTTCGGTGGGCTGTGCAGTACGACGATGTCGACGTGGTCGACGTTCATCCGGCGGGCACTGCCCTCGATCGACGCCTCAATGGCGTCGGGCGCCCAGTTGGGGCTGCCGTCGGGGTGGTAGCCGACCTTGGTGCAGATCAGCACCTCGTCGCGGTGTCGGCCGGTCAGCGCCCGGCCGATGTTCGACTCGCTGCGCCCGTCGGCGTAACCGGGCGCGGTGTCGATGAGGTTGACACCGGCGTCGAGCGCGGCGTGCACGATCCGGACGGCCTCCGCCGGCTCGGGTCCGTCGGGCCACTGGGCCGAGCGCCCGAGCTGCCACGCGCCCAGCCCGATGGCGCTGACCCGCAGGCCGGTGGTGCCGAAATCCCTGATCTGCATGCCGATATCCCCCCTGGTCGACCGCCGGATGGCGGTGCTGCCAGCGTATCGACGGACGCTGTCGCCCGCCGTCCCGGTTGGGTCCGTCCCGTTACAGACTGATCAACAGATGGGCACCTTTGGTTGACAGCGGATCATGACTCAACGAAGATCTACTTCGTGCGGAGCGTCTACCTGACTAAGCGGGGTCACATCGACCTCCTGCGTGTCGCCAGCGCCGCCTGTCGACGCTCAATCTGACGCCGGGCTTCCCCTTCCCCGCCCGCTGCCGACGTTCTCCCCAATCCCCGTGGGTCTCCGGCCCTGCGGTGACGTCTGCCCGCGTGCACTGTCCTCTCTCGACAGGAGATCTGTCTTTCATGGTCAGGAAACTCTCGAGGATCGCCGCGGCAACGGTTGCCGCGTCGCTCGTCGGCACGATCGCCTGGGCCGGGCCGGTGAACGCGTCCGCGTTGCCGTCCGTGCCTCCGTCCGGCATCGACTTCTGGGGCATCACGGGCTTCCCCGTACAGAACGTGCTGCCGGTCTGGGCGGACAACCCGAACGACGCCTCGATCCCGATCGGGGTCACCCCGTACGACGAGATCGCCCCGAAGCTCAACGCCCTGCAGGCCGCCAGCAACCGGGTGTCCGCCCGGGTCGCCGGCAAGTCCTCCGGCGGATACGACCTGTACGCGGTGACGGTGACCGCGCCCGAGACCCAGGACGAGGCACGGCGCCAGGAGAACTGGCGGCGGCTGATCGAGAACGAGCCGGCGACGGCGCAGCACGACCGGCGTCTCATCGAGGGCTACAAGACCCCGCTGTTCGTCAACGCGAACATCCACGGCAACGAGTGGGAGGGCACCGACGCGGCCCTGCGGGTGATCGAGGAGTTCGCGACCAGCACCGATCCCCAGGTCGCGCAGCTTCTGAAGCGCAACCGGCTCGTCTTCAACGTCACCTCCAACCCGGACGGTCGGGTGGCCGGAACCCGGCAAAACGCGGCCGGTTACGACCTGAACCGCGACCTGACCATCGTGTCGCAGCCCGAGACCAACCTGATCCGTGAGCTGATCGTCGACACCAAGCCGATCATCACGCTCGACCTGCACGGATACGTCAACCCGACGCTGCTGCACCCGAGCACCCCGCCGCACAACGTCAACAATGA of the Micromonospora sp. NBC_01796 genome contains:
- a CDS encoding aldo/keto reductase, with the translated sequence MQIRDFGTTGLRVSAIGLGAWQLGRSAQWPDGPEPAEAVRIVHAALDAGVNLIDTAPGYADGRSESNIGRALTGRHRDEVLICTKVGYHPDGSPNWAPDAIEASIEGSARRMNVDHVDIVVLHSPPKEIIDGSRCDHYRVLQQLKDKGTIRAYGASIDWGADVDTVLTTSASDALEVRMSALYQEPWQAMGRARDRGVGTLVKVPLESGWLSGRYHAESVFTDVRERWTRADVALRAGLVDEFRALLPDGVSLLDGALRFLLGYDAVSTVIPGTKSLAQLHSSIAAAGTPLPPETFEAIRAWYEATLATRPLDW
- a CDS encoding putative leader peptide — protein: MRSVYLTKRGHIDLLRVASAACRRSI